In Prosthecomicrobium sp. N25, one DNA window encodes the following:
- a CDS encoding amino acid ABC transporter permease, translating into MKIWNWEGFFGYFVNTYLLTGALVTLALTAATLAIGFVLGMGLVLFRLSGNPILAGYARFHVWLFRGTPLLVQLIIIYTGLPQLGIARFTVIQSALIGLALNEAAYLSEILRGGILSVPQGQRDAAYALGLNRSKTFVFVILPQALRVSIPALGNSVNGLLKTTSIASVISMEELLRRGQILMQQRFEVLEVFVCIAILYLAMTSMWELVQRRIEAHFGRAHATKAVETEELARDAR; encoded by the coding sequence ATGAAGATCTGGAACTGGGAAGGCTTCTTCGGCTACTTCGTCAACACCTACCTGCTGACCGGCGCGCTGGTCACGCTGGCGCTGACGGCCGCCACCCTGGCGATCGGCTTCGTCCTCGGCATGGGGCTGGTGCTGTTCCGCCTGTCGGGCAACCCGATCCTCGCCGGCTACGCCCGCTTCCACGTCTGGCTCTTCCGCGGCACGCCACTGCTCGTCCAGCTGATCATCATCTACACCGGCCTGCCGCAGCTCGGCATCGCCCGCTTCACGGTGATCCAGTCGGCGCTGATCGGCCTCGCCCTCAATGAGGCCGCCTACCTCTCCGAGATCCTGCGCGGCGGCATCCTGTCGGTCCCGCAGGGCCAGCGCGACGCCGCCTACGCGCTCGGCCTCAACCGGTCCAAGACCTTCGTGTTCGTGATCCTGCCGCAGGCCCTGCGGGTCTCTATCCCCGCGCTCGGCAATTCGGTCAACGGGCTCCTGAAGACCACCTCGATCGCCTCCGTGATCTCCATGGAGGAACTGCTCCGCCGCGGGCAGATCCTCATGCAGCAGCGCTTCGAGGTTCTGGAGGTTTTCGTCTGCATCGCCATCCTGTACCTCGCCATGACGTCGATGTGGGAACTGGTCCAGCGGCGCATCGAGGCCCATTTCGGCCGCGCGCACGCCACCAAGGCGGTCGAGACCGAGGAGCTCGCCCGCGATGCCCGCTGA
- a CDS encoding aspartate dehydrogenase domain-containing protein — protein MPAEPGAASRTGCAILGQGRLGRLIAEALLADPDGPALVGTLGRGGRSGPAAAASLDEILARRPAVVVECASAEALAAAGPSVLAAGAVLVPLSLAAFADEDAASRLTEAARRGPGRIEIPSGAAGALPLVAAALVAGLRSVAFRQAYPVAGWRGTAAEGLVDLDAIREATTVFRGSAREAARLFPRNLNAATGVALAGLGLDRTHVELLADPGLPGVRYDLALDAEPGPVRLTIGPRPGGSGPDYTAYTVLAHLRRRVARIAI, from the coding sequence ATGCCCGCTGAACCCGGGGCGGCGTCGCGCACCGGCTGCGCCATCCTCGGCCAGGGGCGCCTCGGGCGCCTGATCGCCGAGGCGCTGCTGGCCGACCCGGACGGCCCGGCGCTGGTCGGGACGCTCGGGCGGGGAGGGCGATCGGGGCCGGCCGCCGCCGCGAGCCTCGACGAGATCCTGGCGCGCCGTCCGGCCGTGGTGGTCGAATGCGCCTCCGCCGAAGCGCTGGCCGCGGCGGGTCCCTCGGTCCTCGCCGCCGGTGCCGTCCTTGTGCCCCTCTCGCTCGCCGCCTTCGCGGACGAGGACGCCGCGTCCCGCCTGACCGAGGCAGCCCGCCGAGGGCCCGGGCGCATCGAGATCCCGTCGGGCGCCGCCGGCGCCCTCCCGCTCGTCGCCGCGGCGCTGGTCGCCGGGCTCCGGTCGGTCGCCTTCCGCCAGGCCTACCCCGTCGCGGGCTGGCGCGGCACGGCGGCGGAAGGACTCGTCGATCTCGACGCCATCCGGGAGGCGACCACCGTCTTCCGCGGCAGCGCCCGCGAGGCCGCGCGCCTCTTTCCGCGCAATCTCAACGCCGCCACCGGCGTGGCGCTCGCCGGCCTCGGCCTCGACCGCACCCATGTCGAACTGCTCGCCGACCCGGGCCTGCCCGGCGTCCGCTACGACCTCGCCCTCGACGCGGAACCGGGACCGGTCCGGCTGACGATCGGGCCGCGCCCGGGCGGCAGCGGGCCGGACTACACCGCCTACACGGTCCTGGCCCACCTCCGGCGCCGCGTCGCCCGGATCGCGATCTGA
- a CDS encoding M20/M25/M40 family metallo-hydrolase has protein sequence MTDRPDPQDALDRILRAAPGRRDAAVALLRALVAAQRDGETAVQARLAEAFAAAGAAVSEHRYDPAAVPLVGEFASGRAATPGHRTCLVGRLPGTGTGRSLILFAHPDSEPVADADRWSRDPFAGVVDGGRLYGWGVADDLAGVAAMASAVDLLRAAGLRPAGDVILASTPSKRDARGVAALLQAGLAADAAVYLHPAESGAGLREVKAFASGQVEFLVTVAGRAPDTTEPHQTGFAHRAVDPVAKAMLVVDALRRLDAERAGRIRHPLLQAAVGRSTNLLVSHLSAGSADALSRCPTSCTVGGAVSFPPPETLDDVRREIEAAIRAAAAGDPWLAAHPPEVQWVAGVTGAETRSGDLLFRAVAAAVSAVTGAEPFVNPMHTASDIRNPIVQKDIPTVGLGPLGGDLTQNGRTDEWVDLEDHCRMVVVAAGIVALWCGVTEAAAP, from the coding sequence ATGACCGACAGGCCCGATCCGCAGGACGCCCTCGACCGCATCCTGCGTGCCGCGCCGGGCCGGCGGGACGCGGCCGTCGCCCTCCTGCGCGCGCTCGTCGCCGCCCAGCGCGACGGCGAGACCGCCGTGCAGGCCCGGTTGGCCGAAGCCTTCGCGGCGGCGGGGGCGGCTGTCTCTGAGCACCGCTACGATCCCGCCGCGGTGCCGCTCGTCGGCGAGTTCGCCTCGGGCCGCGCCGCGACGCCGGGGCACCGGACCTGCCTCGTCGGACGGCTCCCAGGGACCGGCACGGGCCGCAGCCTCATCCTCTTCGCCCATCCCGACAGCGAGCCGGTCGCCGACGCGGACCGCTGGAGCCGCGACCCCTTTGCGGGCGTCGTCGACGGCGGCCGCCTTTACGGCTGGGGCGTGGCCGACGACCTCGCCGGGGTCGCCGCCATGGCGAGCGCCGTCGATCTCCTGCGCGCGGCGGGCTTACGGCCGGCCGGGGACGTGATCCTGGCCTCCACCCCGAGCAAGCGGGATGCGCGCGGCGTCGCCGCCCTGCTCCAGGCCGGCCTCGCCGCCGACGCGGCGGTCTACCTGCATCCGGCCGAATCGGGCGCGGGGCTGCGGGAGGTGAAGGCCTTCGCGTCCGGCCAGGTCGAGTTCCTGGTCACCGTCGCCGGCCGGGCTCCGGACACCACCGAGCCGCACCAGACCGGCTTCGCCCACCGGGCGGTCGATCCTGTCGCCAAGGCCATGCTGGTCGTCGACGCGTTGCGCCGGCTGGACGCCGAGCGGGCCGGGCGCATCCGCCACCCGCTGCTCCAGGCCGCGGTCGGCCGCTCCACCAACCTGCTGGTCTCCCACCTGTCGGCCGGGTCGGCGGACGCGCTCTCCCGCTGTCCGACCTCCTGCACCGTCGGCGGTGCCGTCTCGTTCCCCCCGCCCGAGACCCTCGACGACGTGCGCCGGGAGATCGAGGCGGCGATCCGGGCCGCCGCCGCGGGCGATCCCTGGCTCGCCGCGCATCCGCCCGAGGTCCAGTGGGTCGCGGGCGTGACCGGGGCCGAGACCCGCAGCGGCGACCTGCTCTTCCGGGCGGTCGCGGCGGCCGTCTCCGCCGTTACGGGCGCGGAGCCCTTCGTCAACCCCATGCACACGGCGAGCGACATCCGCAACCCGATCGTCCAGAAGGACATCCCGACCGTCGGCCTCGGCCCGCTCGGCGGCGACCTGACCCAGAACGGTCGCACCGACGAGTGGGTGGACCTGGAGGATCACTGTCGCATGGTCGTGGTGGCGGCCGGCATCGTCGCGCTCTGGTGCGGCGTGACCGAAGCGGCGGCGCCGTGA
- the dapA gene encoding 4-hydroxy-tetrahydrodipicolinate synthase — protein sequence MKPFRGTYTVMVTPFDAAGAVDIDALRRFVDWQIAEGIHGLIPLGSTGEFLSLSNDEIAAVVETTVKTAAGRVPVIVGTGAEDTREVVRKSREAEALGADGVMIIPPFYCTPSEDELFHHYKTVAAAIDIPIMVYNNPAVTNVDLTPRILARISEIDGCDYVKESTLEVTRVRDIIRLCGDRMTVFGGVLGFESFVEGARGWVAVASNVAPKPMARLFELVADEGRIAEAHALYLQWLPIIEAVFGPLFVSGTKSLLNHMGFGAGLPRPPRLPLPAPQDADMAGLCERFGLRFPDATS from the coding sequence ATGAAGCCCTTCCGCGGAACCTACACCGTGATGGTCACCCCCTTCGACGCGGCGGGTGCGGTCGACATCGACGCGCTCCGCCGCTTCGTCGACTGGCAGATCGCGGAGGGCATCCACGGCCTGATCCCGCTCGGCTCGACCGGGGAGTTCCTGTCGCTCTCCAACGACGAGATCGCGGCCGTGGTGGAGACGACCGTGAAGACGGCGGCCGGCCGCGTGCCGGTCATCGTGGGGACGGGCGCGGAGGACACCCGCGAGGTCGTCCGCAAGAGCCGGGAGGCCGAGGCGCTCGGGGCCGACGGGGTGATGATCATCCCGCCCTTCTACTGCACGCCGAGCGAGGACGAACTCTTCCACCATTACAAGACGGTCGCCGCCGCGATCGACATTCCCATCATGGTCTACAACAACCCGGCGGTGACCAACGTCGACCTGACCCCGCGCATCCTCGCCCGCATCAGCGAGATCGACGGCTGCGACTACGTCAAGGAATCGACCCTCGAGGTGACCCGGGTGCGCGACATCATCCGGCTCTGCGGCGACCGGATGACGGTCTTCGGCGGCGTCCTCGGCTTCGAATCCTTCGTGGAGGGCGCCAGGGGCTGGGTCGCGGTCGCTTCGAACGTCGCGCCGAAGCCCATGGCGCGGCTCTTCGAACTCGTCGCCGACGAGGGCCGGATCGCCGAGGCGCATGCGCTCTACCTGCAATGGCTGCCGATTATCGAGGCGGTGTTCGGACCGCTCTTCGTCTCCGGCACGAAGTCGCTGCTGAACCACATGGGCTTCGGCGCCGGCCTGCCGCGGCCGCCCCGGCTGCCGCTGCCGGCCCCGCAGGACGCCGACATGGCGGGTCTGTGCGAGCGCTTCGGCCTGCGCTTCCCCGACGCCACGTCCTGA
- a CDS encoding FAD-dependent oxidoreductase yields the protein MRLGDGRTDCTILVDDRPLAAVAGETVAATLMAHGLAEQSVGPGGEPRGLFCGMGVCHDCLVAIDGRAGQRSCLVTVTPGMVVRRKTSPRTDLAGLADLAPLPAGPIPLETVGLAVVGAGPGGLAAAIAAAEAGVAVVVLDERPKPGGQYYKQPAARPALADDAQFAAGRRLIERAQAAGVVFRLGTLCWGAVRGEDGVELELYAEGRFVRLLAGRLVVATGAYERSQAVPGWTLPGVMTTGACQTLVRSGAVAPGRRVLFAGNGPLHLQTATEVIVAGGTVAAVAELAAPLAALRAGLAMAAASPGLAARGLAGIARLRAAGVPLLWRHGLRRIEGEGRAERAVLAPLGPDGRFLEGRDVTIEADAVCLGVGFAPSSELPRLLGCAHEVPPGGTHAEVRRGDDGGTSLPDVWVVGEAGGFGGAQIAEAQGRLAGLAAARSLGRTAPADPRAVGALARARRFQHALWRAFAVPPAPVPDDAVVACRCEGATFGRLRAVARDEAVPDVASLKRLTRAGMGRCQGRYCAAHLAAIVPDRPAGEADLTAPQMPLKPVPVAALAVEKPEWGGHRRALLPPDRAGDAEPLPISEADTVVIGAGVAGLSTAYYLARAGREVVVLDAGRPNAMASGGNAGSLHVQLLSFDFGAKAEAGGSPALRTLPLQRDSVRLWRDLERETGRDFEIAVTGGLMVAETEADLRFLEAKTALERSVGIDSTVIGPADLACLEPGIADRFLGAAWCPEEGKINPLVATPGILAGARAAGARVFDRTIVRALERHGPGFLVSTNRGTIRAGRVVNAAGAFASRIGAMLGLDVPVFGAPLQMIVTEPAAPTVKALVAHADRHLTLKQASNGSFIIGGGWTAGLDPVHHRPRPLRESLEGNLWIAQHVVPSLRKLHVLRSWAAMNINIDGAPILGEHPLAPGFYLAVTSNGYTLGPMVGAITADLVARGRTDRDIAPFAIERFAGASPT from the coding sequence TTGCGCCTCGGCGACGGCCGCACCGACTGCACCATCCTGGTCGACGACCGGCCGCTCGCGGCGGTCGCCGGCGAGACGGTCGCCGCCACTCTGATGGCCCATGGTCTGGCGGAGCAGTCGGTCGGGCCCGGTGGCGAGCCGCGCGGGCTCTTCTGCGGCATGGGCGTCTGCCACGACTGCCTCGTCGCCATCGACGGCCGGGCCGGCCAGCGGTCCTGCCTCGTGACCGTGACGCCCGGCATGGTCGTCCGGCGCAAGACCTCCCCCCGGACCGACCTCGCCGGCCTCGCCGACCTCGCGCCCCTGCCGGCGGGACCGATTCCCCTGGAAACCGTGGGCCTCGCCGTGGTCGGCGCCGGGCCGGGCGGTCTCGCCGCCGCCATCGCGGCCGCGGAGGCGGGCGTCGCCGTCGTCGTCCTCGACGAGCGGCCGAAGCCGGGCGGCCAGTACTACAAGCAGCCCGCCGCCCGGCCCGCCCTCGCCGACGATGCCCAGTTCGCCGCCGGCCGGAGGCTGATCGAGCGCGCGCAGGCGGCCGGCGTGGTGTTCCGGTTGGGCACGCTCTGCTGGGGCGCGGTGCGCGGCGAGGATGGCGTCGAACTCGAGCTCTACGCCGAGGGTCGGTTCGTCCGGCTCCTCGCCGGCCGGCTCGTCGTCGCGACGGGCGCCTACGAGCGTTCGCAGGCCGTGCCCGGCTGGACGCTGCCGGGCGTCATGACCACGGGCGCCTGCCAGACGCTCGTGCGCAGCGGCGCCGTGGCGCCGGGCCGGCGCGTGCTCTTCGCCGGCAACGGGCCGCTCCACCTGCAGACCGCCACCGAGGTGATCGTGGCCGGCGGCACGGTGGCGGCGGTTGCGGAACTCGCCGCGCCCCTCGCCGCCCTCCGCGCCGGCCTCGCCATGGCGGCCGCCTCGCCCGGCCTCGCCGCGCGCGGCCTCGCCGGGATTGCCCGGCTGCGCGCCGCAGGCGTGCCCCTCCTCTGGCGCCACGGCTTGCGCCGGATCGAGGGGGAGGGCCGCGCCGAGCGGGCCGTCCTGGCCCCGCTCGGGCCGGACGGACGCTTCCTCGAAGGCCGGGACGTGACGATCGAGGCCGACGCGGTCTGCCTTGGCGTCGGCTTCGCGCCCTCCTCCGAACTGCCCCGCCTTCTCGGCTGCGCCCACGAGGTGCCGCCCGGCGGCACCCACGCGGAGGTTCGCCGGGGCGACGACGGCGGCACATCCCTGCCGGACGTCTGGGTGGTCGGCGAGGCGGGCGGCTTCGGCGGCGCCCAGATCGCCGAGGCGCAGGGACGCCTGGCGGGCCTCGCCGCGGCCCGCTCGCTGGGCCGGACCGCCCCGGCGGATCCGCGCGCGGTCGGGGCCCTCGCCCGAGCACGGCGGTTCCAGCATGCGCTCTGGCGCGCCTTCGCGGTGCCGCCCGCGCCCGTACCGGACGACGCCGTGGTGGCCTGCCGTTGCGAGGGCGCGACCTTCGGCCGGCTCCGGGCGGTCGCCCGGGACGAGGCCGTCCCCGACGTGGCGAGCCTCAAGCGCCTGACGCGCGCCGGCATGGGCCGTTGCCAGGGCCGCTACTGCGCCGCCCACCTCGCCGCCATCGTGCCGGACCGCCCCGCCGGAGAGGCGGACCTGACCGCGCCGCAGATGCCGCTGAAGCCGGTCCCTGTCGCCGCCCTCGCGGTGGAGAAGCCCGAATGGGGCGGACACCGGCGCGCCCTCCTGCCGCCCGACCGCGCCGGCGACGCCGAGCCTCTCCCCATATCCGAGGCCGACACGGTCGTCATCGGGGCGGGCGTCGCCGGCCTCTCGACGGCCTACTATCTCGCCAGGGCGGGCCGGGAGGTGGTCGTGCTCGACGCCGGCCGCCCCAACGCGATGGCGTCCGGCGGCAACGCCGGCAGCCTGCACGTCCAGCTCCTCTCCTTCGACTTCGGCGCCAAGGCGGAGGCCGGCGGCTCCCCGGCCCTGAGGACGCTGCCCCTGCAGCGCGACTCCGTCCGGCTCTGGCGGGACCTCGAGCGGGAGACCGGCCGCGACTTCGAGATCGCCGTCACGGGCGGGCTGATGGTCGCCGAGACCGAGGCGGACCTGCGCTTCCTGGAGGCCAAGACGGCGCTGGAACGCTCGGTCGGGATTGACAGCACGGTCATCGGTCCGGCCGACCTCGCCTGCCTGGAGCCCGGCATCGCCGACCGCTTCCTGGGCGCCGCCTGGTGCCCCGAGGAGGGCAAGATCAACCCGCTGGTCGCCACCCCCGGCATCCTGGCCGGGGCGCGCGCGGCCGGCGCCCGGGTCTTCGACAGAACGATCGTGCGGGCCCTGGAGCGGCACGGCCCGGGCTTTCTCGTGTCGACCAACCGAGGGACGATCCGGGCCGGCCGGGTCGTCAACGCCGCGGGCGCCTTCGCGTCGCGGATCGGCGCCATGCTGGGCCTCGACGTGCCCGTCTTCGGCGCGCCCCTGCAGATGATCGTCACCGAACCGGCGGCCCCGACCGTGAAGGCGCTGGTCGCCCATGCCGACCGGCACCTGACGCTGAAGCAGGCCTCCAACGGCAGCTTCATCATCGGCGGCGGCTGGACGGCCGGCCTCGACCCCGTCCACCACCGGCCGAGACCGCTGCGCGAAAGCCTCGAGGGCAATCTCTGGATCGCCCAGCACGTCGTGCCGTCCCTGCGCAAGCTGCACGTCCTGCGCAGCTGGGCGGCGATGAACATCAACATCGACGGCGCGCCCATCCTCGGCGAGCATCCCCTGGCGCCGGGCTTCTACCTGGCCGTCACCTCCAACGGCTACACCCTCGGGCCCATGGTCGGCGCCATCACGGCCGACCTCGTCGCGCGCGGCCGCACCGACCGCGACATCGCGCCCTTCGCGATTGAGCGATTCGCGGGCGCCTCTCCGACCTGA
- a CDS encoding ABC transporter substrate-binding protein, producing MRLSRYAPSRRELLRQAGAAAALSLAGSFPEARAQSPVTLRVMTLQRAPLQLKAYEAMVQGFEAANPNIKVSILPVSQTDLWPKLAAAYAGGDVPDLVLQITSENAVSLYGQGLIHPVDDVVKAIGESDFEPAALNLFKDKGSYFAVPASNNCVSLLWYRTDLLQEAGLEPPKTWDQMVAVAKKLTKGDQYGASLPYGKTAMTNSITWTLIYQAGGRVIAPDNSVVFNSDATVAMLEFMKEMHEYVPPGANRYDFFDVLNAYVTGTSATCMYTGRTIVNVNTENPKLADKISVVPFPLRSLDRPWWSGAFESIIIPKAAKNVAAARLFAAWNFKKQTYIDFINATPGHQIPMLKSVLGSPEYLSHPLLVKYRKELDTTIDTLSKARATCKPTADYPLITRAGEIQNSGIFAETIQKVVIEGENPKTAAAWGQDRLARLMKS from the coding sequence ATGCGACTGTCCCGCTACGCTCCCTCTCGTCGTGAACTTCTCAGACAGGCAGGCGCGGCAGCCGCGCTGTCGCTCGCCGGCAGCTTCCCGGAGGCCCGGGCGCAGAGCCCCGTGACGCTCCGGGTCATGACGCTCCAGCGGGCCCCGCTCCAGTTGAAGGCCTACGAAGCCATGGTGCAGGGCTTCGAGGCGGCCAACCCCAACATCAAGGTCTCGATCCTGCCGGTCTCGCAGACGGACCTCTGGCCGAAGCTCGCGGCAGCCTACGCAGGCGGCGACGTGCCCGACCTCGTGCTGCAGATCACGTCCGAGAACGCGGTCTCGCTCTACGGCCAGGGGCTGATCCATCCGGTCGACGACGTCGTCAAGGCGATCGGCGAGAGCGATTTCGAGCCGGCCGCCCTCAACCTCTTCAAGGACAAGGGCTCCTATTTCGCGGTGCCCGCCTCCAACAACTGCGTGTCGCTGCTCTGGTACCGCACGGACCTCCTGCAGGAGGCCGGGCTCGAGCCGCCGAAGACCTGGGACCAGATGGTCGCTGTCGCCAAGAAGCTGACCAAAGGCGACCAGTACGGCGCGTCGCTGCCCTACGGCAAGACGGCGATGACCAACAGCATCACCTGGACGCTGATCTACCAGGCCGGGGGCCGTGTCATCGCCCCCGACAATTCGGTCGTCTTCAACTCGGACGCCACGGTGGCGATGCTCGAGTTCATGAAGGAGATGCACGAATACGTGCCGCCGGGCGCGAACCGCTACGACTTCTTCGACGTGCTCAACGCCTACGTGACCGGCACCTCGGCGACCTGCATGTACACCGGCCGGACGATCGTCAACGTCAACACCGAGAACCCCAAGCTCGCCGACAAGATCTCGGTCGTGCCCTTCCCGCTGCGCAGTCTCGACCGGCCGTGGTGGTCGGGCGCCTTCGAGTCCATCATTATCCCGAAGGCGGCCAAGAACGTCGCTGCCGCCCGGCTCTTCGCCGCCTGGAACTTCAAGAAGCAGACCTACATCGACTTCATCAACGCCACGCCGGGCCACCAGATTCCGATGCTGAAGTCCGTGCTCGGCTCCCCCGAATATCTCAGCCATCCGCTCCTGGTGAAGTACCGCAAGGAACTGGACACCACCATCGACACGCTCTCGAAAGCGCGCGCGACCTGCAAGCCGACCGCCGACTATCCCCTCATCACCCGCGCCGGCGAGATCCAGAACAGCGGCATCTTCGCCGAGACGATCCAGAAGGTCGTCATCGAAGGAGAGAACCCGAAGACGGCCGCCGCCTGGGGCCAGGACCGCCTCGCTCGCCTGATGAAGTCGTGA
- a CDS encoding carbohydrate ABC transporter permease, translating to MNQRDLGLGYLLLSPTVLLLCGLLGWPLIQAVLLSFYDMHPLTRKFVWVGLGNYEDLFQDDMFWRALGNNFIWLAGSLLLQIGGGVAIALLLNRSFPGRGLARSLILFPYLMPVLVAALVWQWMLHDLNGIVNYALTSLGFRRVDWLGAMPNAMVTVIVVGSWRVFPFVVIAVLARLQSIPQQLYEAAEIDGASRVARFWDVTVPQLANVLSVVVLLRAIWDFREFDLIFLMTGGGPVIGTTTLPLLVYKEAFELFKMGKALAIAVVMLGCMLVLIAAYLFTLRKASTSEEMQS from the coding sequence ATGAACCAGCGCGACCTGGGTCTCGGCTACCTGCTCCTGTCGCCGACCGTCCTCCTGCTCTGCGGCCTGCTCGGCTGGCCGCTGATCCAGGCGGTCCTGCTCAGCTTCTACGACATGCACCCGCTGACCCGGAAATTCGTCTGGGTTGGCCTCGGCAACTACGAGGACCTCTTCCAGGACGACATGTTCTGGCGGGCTCTCGGCAACAACTTCATCTGGCTCGCCGGTTCGCTGCTCCTGCAGATCGGCGGCGGGGTCGCGATCGCGCTGCTGCTCAATCGGTCCTTCCCCGGCCGGGGCCTCGCGCGCTCCCTGATCCTCTTCCCCTACCTGATGCCGGTCCTCGTCGCCGCGCTGGTCTGGCAGTGGATGCTGCACGACCTGAACGGCATCGTGAACTACGCCCTGACGTCGCTCGGCTTCCGCCGCGTCGACTGGCTCGGCGCCATGCCCAACGCCATGGTGACTGTCATCGTGGTCGGCAGCTGGCGCGTCTTCCCCTTCGTGGTCATCGCCGTGCTGGCCCGCCTCCAGTCCATCCCGCAGCAGCTCTACGAGGCGGCCGAGATCGACGGCGCCTCGCGCGTCGCCCGCTTCTGGGACGTCACCGTACCCCAGCTCGCCAACGTGCTCTCGGTCGTGGTCCTGCTCCGGGCGATCTGGGACTTCCGCGAGTTCGACCTGATCTTCCTGATGACCGGTGGCGGCCCGGTGATCGGCACCACGACGCTGCCGCTCCTCGTCTACAAGGAGGCTTTCGAGCTCTTCAAGATGGGCAAGGCGCTCGCCATCGCGGTGGTGATGCTCGGCTGCATGCTGGTGCTGATCGCCGCCTATCTCTTCACCCTGCGCAAGGCCTCCACCTCCGAGGAGATGCAGTCGTGA
- a CDS encoding carbohydrate ABC transporter permease, whose product MTRAIDWAGRALLTAATWILVAAVTFPLFWMLGTAFKKPAELFVKPPTFVPREPTLENFANVLTQTKFLTYASNSLTVAVVTTVFVLVVSTLGAHALVSFRLRGRTVVARALLLAYMLPTTAVLIPIYLMIAGFGLTNTLTGLIVAYSSLALPFALWMMRAFFVGIPPEIEAAATIDGASRLEAFFDVVLPQALPGIITTGVFTFLLCWNEYLYSLVMINDDSRRTLPTGIMGTLVTGHTIEWGMVMAAASMMSVPLLLIFLLLQRYVVQGFGAGAVKG is encoded by the coding sequence GTGACCCGGGCGATCGACTGGGCCGGCCGGGCCCTCCTCACCGCGGCGACCTGGATCCTGGTCGCCGCCGTGACGTTCCCGCTCTTCTGGATGCTCGGCACCGCCTTCAAGAAGCCGGCGGAGCTCTTCGTCAAGCCGCCGACCTTCGTGCCGCGCGAGCCGACGCTCGAGAACTTCGCCAATGTGCTGACCCAGACGAAGTTCCTGACCTATGCCTCCAACAGCCTGACGGTCGCGGTCGTCACCACCGTCTTCGTGCTCGTGGTCTCCACCCTCGGCGCCCACGCGCTCGTCTCGTTCCGCCTGCGCGGCCGCACGGTCGTCGCCCGAGCCCTGCTCCTCGCCTACATGCTGCCGACCACCGCGGTACTGATCCCGATCTACCTGATGATCGCCGGCTTCGGCCTGACCAACACGCTGACCGGCCTGATCGTCGCCTATTCGAGTCTGGCGCTTCCCTTCGCGCTCTGGATGATGCGCGCCTTCTTCGTCGGCATCCCGCCCGAGATCGAGGCCGCCGCCACCATCGACGGCGCGAGCCGCCTGGAGGCCTTCTTCGACGTGGTCCTGCCCCAGGCCCTCCCCGGCATCATCACGACCGGCGTCTTCACCTTCCTGCTCTGCTGGAACGAGTATCTCTACAGCCTGGTGATGATCAACGACGACAGCCGGCGGACCCTGCCGACCGGCATCATGGGCACCCTCGTCACCGGACACACCATCGAGTGGGGCATGGTCATGGCCGCCGCCTCGATGATGAGCGTGCCGCTCCTGCTCATCTTTCTCCTGCTGCAGCGCTACGTGGTCCAGGGCTTCGGCGCCGGCGCCGTGAAAGGGTAG
- a CDS encoding ABC transporter ATP-binding protein: MADITLQAVEKRFPDGTVAVHALDLAIADGEFLTLLGPSGCGKTTTLRMIAGLETLTAGQILFGTTRIDPLAPGRRNIAMVFQNYALYPHLTVRGNLEYPLRKRGVPKAERAPMIERTARMLHIGELLDRRPRQLSGGQQQRVALGRAMIRDPAVFLFDEPLSNLDAQLRSAMRAELIRLHAQLGKTMVYVTHDQLEAMTMSTRIAVMFKGRLQQIGTPAEIYGRPANRFVAGFVGTPSMNFVDGEVAAGPAGPVFRSATLADLPLTGLPAGSVAAGEPVAAGFRSEHVALGAGADAATVSVVEALGHETLVLLAAGATEIAVRASADVGLKAGDRVPFAIAPERVHLFRVSDGTRIPRSDP, from the coding sequence TTGGCCGACATCACGCTCCAGGCAGTCGAGAAGCGGTTCCCCGACGGGACCGTCGCCGTGCATGCCCTCGACCTCGCCATCGCGGACGGCGAGTTCCTGACCCTGCTCGGCCCCTCCGGCTGCGGCAAGACGACGACGTTGCGCATGATCGCCGGGCTGGAGACCCTGACGGCCGGCCAGATCCTCTTCGGCACCACCCGCATCGACCCGCTCGCCCCGGGCCGGCGCAACATCGCGATGGTGTTCCAGAACTACGCGCTCTACCCGCACCTGACCGTGCGCGGGAACCTCGAATATCCCTTGCGCAAGCGCGGCGTGCCGAAGGCCGAGCGCGCGCCGATGATCGAGCGCACCGCCCGCATGCTCCACATCGGCGAACTGCTCGACCGCCGCCCGCGCCAGCTCTCCGGCGGCCAGCAGCAGCGCGTCGCCCTCGGCCGCGCCATGATCCGCGACCCCGCCGTCTTCCTCTTCGACGAGCCCCTCTCCAACCTCGACGCGCAACTCCGCTCCGCCATGCGGGCCGAGCTGATCCGGCTGCACGCCCAGCTCGGCAAGACCATGGTGTATGTCACCCATGACCAGCTCGAGGCGATGACCATGTCGACCCGCATCGCGGTCATGTTCAAGGGCCGGCTGCAGCAGATCGGCACGCCCGCGGAGATCTACGGCCGCCCCGCCAATCGCTTCGTCGCCGGATTCGTCGGGACCCCGTCCATGAACTTCGTGGACGGCGAGGTCGCGGCCGGCCCTGCCGGGCCGGTGTTCCGGAGTGCCACCCTCGCCGACCTGCCCCTGACGGGTCTCCCGGCCGGGTCCGTCGCGGCGGGCGAGCCGGTCGCCGCCGGCTTCCGATCCGAGCACGTCGCCCTCGGGGCCGGCGCCGACGCCGCGACCGTCTCGGTCGTCGAGGCGCTCGGCCACGAGACGCTCGTCCTCCTCGCCGCGGGCGCGACCGAGATCGCGGTCCGGGCCAGCGCCGATGTCGGCCTGAAGGCCGGCGACCGTGTGCCCTTCGCGATCGCGCCCGAGCGCGTCCATCTCTTCCGCGTGTCCGACGGGACGCGCATTCCGAGGAGCGACCCATGA